The genomic region CCTTTGTTAAATAAATAATTATTATGTACAATATAATTATAATCCAAATCCCCATTATTTTCAATAGTAAACAAGAGTTGTTGTTAGTTAATATAAAATGTTTATATTTTCTAAATATTTTTAAATCAAATATACTTAAGTCCATAAGAGAATTACATCTAATTTCCTAATTTTCACTTAATTAATAAAATAAAAATATTTTGGGTTATAAACAAAATAAATTAAATAATAATAATTACTAATTAATTTTAACCATTTACATTTAATTATTGTTTGCTACTCATAATATGATATAATTATTTAGGTTATAGTAGTATATATGAAAACAGTTGGAATCTACGTGACCTGTAACTATATCACTAAAGTAGTTTCTATAATATTTTGAATACTATCAGAAAGTGAGGTGAACAGCGGTAAGTCTATTTGTCTTTAAGTCATGGATAAAAAGACAATAACTTTTGCCGCGATACCCATGAAAAATACATTAAAAAAAATTACAATATTAACTTTAGTACTTCTTTTTTTACTTTATGGCTGCAAATCAAATGATTCGCAAAATTCTCTAAAGCTTGTTAAAGAAGTGGATTTTGTATTAGGTACAATGGGCAGGATAAATGTTTTGTCAGAGTCAGAAGAGGATGGACGAAGGGCTATTGCAAAAGCCTTTGATAGAGTCCGTGAAATTGAAAATAAGATGAGTACTTCCATAGCAGGTAGTGATGTATATCTACTTAACGAAAATGCCGGAAATAATTATATAACAGTTGATAAAGAAACTCTTTATGTAATTAATAAAGGTCTAGAATACTATGAACTAACTGGTGGGGACTTTAATATTTCTATAGGGGCACTAATTAATTTATGGGGTATTGGAAAAACAAATAAGGTTCCATCACAAGAAAATATTCATGCTGCAATGGAAAATATAGATATAAATGCAATAAACATTGACAATCAATCTGTAAGAATAGATATTCCAAATGTACAAATAGATTTAGGCGGAATTGCTAAAGGATACGCAGTAGATGAAGCAATAAAAGTTTTAAGAGAAAATGGAATTAAAAGTGGTCTGGTTGATTTAGGTGGGGATATATATGCCTTTGGTAAAAAGGCTGATGACAGCTCATGGAATGTTGGAATTCAGGACCCTGAAAAGGGTGCAAATCCGATTGCAAGTATTCCTCTTACTGATAAGTCTATAGTTACTTCAGGTGATTATGAACGTTTTTTCATGGAGGATAATATAAGATATCATCATATAATAGATCCAAAGACTGGATATCCTGTACGTAATGACCTTAGAAGTGTAACGATCATTTCTGACTTATCAATCGATGGGGATGTACTATCAACAGCTGTTTTTATAATGGGATTAGAAAAGGGCATGTCCTTAATTGAATCTCTTGATGGTGTTGAAACCTTAATAATTACCAATGATAAAAAAATATATACTAGTTCAGGTCTAAAGGACCAGTTAAATATATTAAATGATAGCTATGAGGAAAGGGAGTTGTAGTCTCCCTTTCTTTTTTTTATAATATTTCTACATCTGCTGACATCTTATATATTGTATCTTTACGTTCAATAATAACTGTTGTTTTTGCAACTAATTCTGGATCTTTCTTTATATTTGTAATAAGTTCTTTAGCCGGATTAATAGCAGTTGGGTGAGCTACAAGTTTTAACATTGATAAGTCTCCATTTGTATCGCCATATGCATAGCTTTTGCTCAAATCTATATTATACTTACCAACAAAATCTATAATCGCATCATGCTTACTACAAGAGTCCCACATTTGCACTATTTCTCCAGTAAATATGTTATTTTCATCTACTAAGTAGCTAGTACCTCTAAAATCAGTTACGTCATATTTTTTTGCCATTCTTGCTACTAAAAAATCTGGGCTTCCAGAAATAAAAATTACTTTATGACCTTGTTCCTTATGCCATTTTATTCTATCCCTAGTAAATCTATATACTCGATCACCTTTACTATCAATTACTTGATTAGATACAAATTCTATATGGTCCTTTCTCATTCCCTTCATCGACTGTAAATAAACCTCTGCTACCTCTAATAAATAATCCTCAAAATTACCCATACGTTTATCCCAGTTTTGAAAGGTTTTTTTCGCTATATTATGCCATATAACAGGATCTATAACTTCATCGTTTATTAGTTTTTTAAAATGTTCCATCATAAGTGAGTCCCTGTGCAAGGTACCATCAATATCGAAAAAAGCCCCTATATTTTTTGTCATATCTGCCCACCTCTTTTTACTTAGTTTATATATATATTATTCTTAATATATATGATAACTATTAAAACTACAATACTATTAAATCTTATAAAATATAAAAAATAAGCCTAAGGTTGACTTATTTTTTATATTTCAATTCTATATTTTACATTTTTGTTTTAGTATTTCTTATATAACTTCTGACTGGATTTGTTTAACTTCATTATTTTGATACCTTTTTATTGCTTCTAGTAATGGATAGTATTTTTCATAAAACACTATTATTATATCATCTTTACTCGCCTGTTCCATAGCCCTTTCCAATGCTGTGACCTCACAAAGCTCGATTGTAGTACAACTTTCTACGGCTCCGCCAATAGCACATCCTTTTCTAAGAATGTTGGCAACTTCTCCAATTTTTCTACCTCTCGTATCCTTATCCTCTTTAACATAAATATAATCTAAATACTTTCCACATATTTCACCGATTTTTAGTATACTTATATCTGTTCTATCACCTGGTGTTCCGATTACACCAATTGCTTTATTCTGCTTTATTTTATCAATAGCACTTAAAACTGTATTTATTCCATCAATATTATGCCCATAATCTAAAATTACTTTAAAGTCCCTAACGTCAAATATATTAAATCTTCCTTGATTACTTTTTTCATCAGTAGTAAATTTCCTCAATGCTTGACGGATTACATCAATATCAACTCCATGAGCGTAAGTAGCTGCAATTGATGCTAGGCTGTTTTGAACATTATGTTTAAGTAATCCATTTAAGGTTGCAGGGATTTCATTGATTTTCATTAAATTGATTTCTCCGATACCATCATAAATTATTACAACATTGTTTTTTAAATAAACTGCTAATCCTTTATTTTCTATATGATTTTGAATAATAGGATTTTCGAAACTCTCTGAGAAATATATGATATTACTTTTTACTCTAGATACAATTTGTGGGGTAAATTTATCATCTGCGTTTAACACAGCATATCCCTCTTTTTTTACGGCTTCAACAACAAGACTTTTTACATCTGCCATTTCCTCTAATGTATTTACACCATCTATCCCTAAATGATCATCACTAATGTTCGTGATAATACCAATATCCGCTTTATCATAGGCTAAACCTCTGTTAATCAAACCACCTCTAGCTGTTTCTAATACAGCAACATCAACACGGTTATCCATCAATATGGCTTGGGCACTTCTAGGCCCTGTAGTATCTCCAGGGACTATTAATTCACCATCAATATATACTCCACCAGTGCTTGTCATTCCAACAATTTTCTTATCTTCTTTCATTATTTTTTCAATTATGCGAGTCGTAGTTGTCTTACCATTAGTACCAGTAATTGCAAATATTGGAATGCTATGGCTTGCACCTTCAGGATATAGCATGTTTACTATTTCTTTTGCTACATTTCTCTCAATTCCTTTTGAAGGAAAATGATGCATTCTTATTCCTGGGCATGCATTTACTTCGATTACTGCACCACCGTATTCTCTAATTGGCTTAGATATATCAATAGCTACCATATCAACTCCAGCAATATCTAATCCAATAGCATTAACTGCATTAATAGCTAATCTAATATTTTCTGGATGTATTTCTTCTGTCGCATCTATAGCAGTTCCACCTGTACTTAAATTATCATTCTCTCTCAAATATACAACTTCACCAAAAGGTGGGACATGCTCTAGGTTAATACCATTTTTATCTAATAAAAGCATCATTACATCATCAATTTTTATTTTAGTTAAAGGCTTCTCATGGCCCTCTCCTCTAAGTGGATTTTGATTTTCACGATCAATTAACTGTTTTAAAGTACTTTTACCATCTCCAATAACATTTGCACAAATCCTTTTAGAAACAGCGACTACTTTATCATTCACCACTGCTATTCTATAATTTTGACCAATAATAAATCTTTCTACTAGCACTTTATCACTGTATTGCAAAGCAATATTAAAAGCAGTTTCAGCATCTTTAAAATTATTTATCCCTAAAGAAACACCTTTGCCTTGATTTCCATTATAGGGTTTAATAACTACTGGAAACCGAAGTTTATCAATAAACTCACGAGCTTCAGCAAATGTATAAAAGCTTTCTCCTTCTGGCACTGGAATTCCTTTTATTGACAATATATAGTTTGTTAATTCCTTATTACATGCGGTGTCAACAGCAATACAGCTAGTTTTATCAGATAGCGTAGCTTGGATTTTTCTATTGTATTTTCCATATCCTAATTGTATTAAACTATCGTTTCCTATTCTAGTTATTGGTATTTTTCTTTTTCTTGCTTCATCAATTATGGCCTTTGTACTTGGACCTAGTTCATTTTCTTTCATTTTATTTCTAATAATGTCAAAGTTCTTCTCTATATTTACTCCCTTATTATTCAAAATTGAGTCTAGTATGTTAAATGCTAGCATCCCACTTTCATAACCAGCAATCTCATTTATATACTCAAAAACAACATAATAAATCGTTTCTTTTTCTAAAAATCTGGCTTTTCCAAAACTTACATCAAACCCTAATTGCTTTTGTATTTCCAAAGAAGCGTGCTCCATTATATGAGCTAAATAGGTACCTTTTTCAAGTCTGTCTAAAAATCCTCCAACATATCCTCTGCTACATTTATGCTCCCTTAATCCAGGCAGCATGGCTATTAATTTATCATTAAATCCTGGAATATCACAAGTGGGTATATCCATGTATTCACCTAAGTCAACAATTACTCTTACTACAGGAAAGTGAGCATATATATTTCGCCCTGGATATGCCACTATGTTTATTAGATTCATTAAACTATCCTCCTCAAAATAACCAACCTTTATTTTTCATCAATAATGGTTTTTCTATTTATTAGGCTATATCTATAGCCTTCAGGTAATATATGAACTTTTACACCAGTTATAGCTAATGGTTCATGCTGATTTTGTTCAGAAATATTAGTATAAGTAATTTCTTTTCCATCAACGATTGTTATTACACCAGAGCCTATTACTTCAATTTCCTCTTTGTCATTCATAATTATAGCAGTATCCTCGTCTATACCTATGCCTAAGGCATATGGATTTTGTGCTACTGCTCCAAGTAATCTTCCTATTCTTCCTCTTTGATTAAAGTGTTGATCAATAATAACACCTTTTATAAATCCCATCCCTGGTGCCAATTTTACAGTACTCTTTCTTGGCGCCTCTTCATCATCTCCAGCTACTACCATGACCTCACTCATCATTGAGGCACCAGCACTTGTACCAGCAACTATTAAGTCTTTCTTTATTCTCTGCTGAATATATCTATGAAACTCAGTTCCACCTAATATACTCGATATCCTTAATTGATCCCCACCAGTGAAAAATAAACACTTTATATCTTCTAGGTTTCGAAGTAGATGTTTATTATTCGCTTCTTTTCTTGATTCTATATTTAAGGTATCTACTAAATTAGCCCCAATATCATAAAAAATCCTTTTATATTGTTCCCCTACTTCTAAGGGATAATTCGTAGCTGTAGTAATAATTGCTATATTGGCATCTTTTCCACCGGATAAACGAACTACATCCTCTAAAATTTCCATATGAGCGTTTTTGTCTTCTCCACCACCAATAATAATTAAAGAAACTCTACTGTCCTTTTCCATAAATTACCCCTTTCAATAAAACTATCTATATTTTTAACCTTTCATAATTTAAATATTCAGTTTTATCATGAAAAAACTCAATCTATAATTATTATTGATTAAACAAAACAAAAAAAATACAAACCGTAATTAGTGGTTTGTATTTTTTGTTTATATACATTTATTTATTTTTTTTCTTTTTCTCATGATCTAGTATAGGCATTACAATGTTAGAAGCATGATCCGCTATTCTTTCTAAATTACTTATTAAATCTAGGAAAATTACTCCTGAAGAAGGAACACATTTGTTTGTATTTAATCTCTCTATATGACTAGCTCTAAGTCTTCTTTCTAGCACATCTACCTCTTCTTCCATTGCTGTAACTTTTCTTGCTAAGTCATAATTATAAGATGTTAAAACTGTTAAGGAATCAGTATATGCTTCCATAACTATTCCAGAAATATGTTTTAACTCTTCAACTGCGTCTTCAGTAAATGCTAAATCATTTTCTAACATATATTCGGCAAGTTCAGCAACGTTTTCCGCGTGATCTCCTACCCTTTCAATATCATTAATTGTACTGAAAAGCCCATCAACTACTTCCCTATCTTGGGCAGATATATTAGTATTTGAAAGTTTAACTAAATATTTTGAAATTTCTCTTTCTAGTTCGTTTACAATCTTCTCAATACGTTTTGTTTCCTCAATCTTTTTATAGTCTCTTTCTATTAATGCCTCTAAAGAGTTTTTATATGAATCCTTCGCAACATTACCCATATGAAGCGTTTCTTTAACAACACTACTTAAGGCAATCGATGGAGTCTCCAAAATACGTTCATCAATATATTTGATACCCTCTGCTGCCTCTTCTTCTCCAGGTACAATTCTTTTAGCAATCTTAACTAATAATCCAGCAAAAGGTAAAAGTAGAATAGTACTAGTTACGTTAAATATAGTATGGGCATTTGCTATTTGTCTAGGCACATCACCAGGACTAATAACATTAATAATTCTATATAATGGTATTCTTAAAATAAATATAAATATAATTGTACCTATGAAGTTAAATAAAAAGTGAAATGCAGCAGCCCTTTTAGCTGTAATATTTGCTCCAATACTTGAAATAATTGCAGTAATGGTTGTCCCCATATTAATACCAAATAAAATAGGTAATCCTGAGCTAATAGGGATTAAACCTTCCATAGCTAGAGCTAACAATATACCTGTTGAAGCTGAACTACTCTGTACTGCTACAGTAATTGCAAATCCAGCTAAAATACCAAGAAACGGATGTTCACCAAAACTAACTAGCAAATCTTTAAAAGGTTGATACGCTCTTAAAGGTCTTAAAGCATCCCCCATAAATTTCATACCTATAAATAAAATACCAAAACCTATAAATGCCTCAGCAATCTGTTTAACTTTTCTATTTGACGTAAATAGCCAAACCCCAACAGATATACCTACAATTATAGGGGCATATTTGTCTATTTTAAATGTAATAACTTGTGCAGTTATAGTTGTACCTATATTAGCACCCATTATTAACCCAACTGCTTGAGTCAGCTTCATCATTCCAGCATTTACGAAACCTACTACCATTACAGTTGTTGCACTACTACTTTGAACAATTGCAGTTACCCCAGCACCAACTAAAACCGACATTATTTTACTACTTGTTAATAGGCTTATAATCGATTTAAGTTTATCACCAGCAGCTTTTTGCAATCCTGTACTCATTACATTCATTCCGTATAGGAACAAACCGAGTCCACCAAGAACTCCAAACAACATTTCCATAATTGTCCTCCTCATTAATAATGGGTAGCTTATCTACAAAATCCCATAGTTTAGTATGTTTAGTATTAGTTATAAATTATATTTTCTACAATTTTCGACTAAAACGCCGTTTTTTATTATATCAAAATTAATATTATAAATCTAGAATAAAAAATTACTTTTATTAATAGTTTTAACTATTAATTTTCGCTAGCTTCACGGATTCACTTGCAAGTACCGTTAAGGGGTCTATTAATGGCAAATCTATATCCGATTGCTTTAAAACAAAACCTACTTCGGTACAACCTGCAATAATTGCTTCGACACCTTCAGCTTCCGTCAACTCTAATACAATTTTTTTTAACCGATCGACTATTTCTTGCGATGTGTTACCAAATTTTATTCCGTTATTACCATATATTATATCCATTACTTCATCCTGCAAAGCACTATTAGGCACTATAATTTTATTTTCTACCAAATATTTCTGAAATAATCCAGCATAAACGGTTCCAGAAGTTGCAAGCAAGCCGATTCTATTTATATTTTTATACTTCTCTTCAATATATTGTTTTGTTAATTCAATTGCATCTAAAATAGGTACGTTTACAAAGCTTTGAACCTCACTAATAAACCTATGTGCTGTCATACACGGAATTATAATAAAATCTGCTCCTGCCCCTACTAGATTCTTCGCTGTTGATACCATTTCCTCAACAGGGCTATGTCCATTATGTAAAATAGCCTTTGTTCTGTCTGGAATTTTAGGATTATTATCAATAATTATTCTTAAATGCTCAGAATCACTTTTTGCTCCGGTTAATTTTATTATTCTCCTAAACATTTCACATGTAGCCTCTGGACCCATACCACCCAAAATACCCACTATTTTTTCTTTCATTTATCCTACACCTCTCGGAATTATATATTCTACAATATAATTTTTCTATACTTGGACCTTTGTATACAGACATTTTTTTATTCATAAATATACTCACTGAAATTATATTAAGCGCTTATAAGTTAAATTCAAATAATTAATTTCTATCAAATGCCGACTATCATTATATCATAATTTAGCTAAAAAAATTATTAGACTTTATTATATATTTAGACAAGTTACCAAACCCAGCTATATTACATATGTTAGTATAAAGTAACTAATACAATAAAATATTAGGAGGATAATAAATGGAAACTCAAAACGGTAGAATCATGCCCCCAATAGATGAAGGATTAATGCCAGGTATGCCTGGTATCGGATACCCTGGAATGCCTGGTATGGGATACCCTGCTATGCCTGGAATGGGATATCCGGGAATGCCTGGTATGCCTACAATGCCGCTAATGCCTGATATGGGCTATCCGGGAATGCCTGGTATGCCTGGTATGGGATACCCTGGAATGCCTGCTCCATGTCCACCAATCATGCCGATAATTGATGATATGCATGACCATGAAAAAACATATTATATGTATATGTATATGGCAGCAATGTATAAAGCAGAGGCATACAGACATAAGATGATGCACCATCCAACACATCCACACCCATGCCATCCTACGCCTCAACCTTGTCATCCAGAACCCCATCCATGTAAATAATCGAGTAGGAGGTAGATAATTATTTTATCTACCGACCTCTCACACCACCAAGCATACCGTTCGGTACTTGGCGGTTCATTAGGATCTAATGTATTAACTGATAGCGCTTACTAATACTTTTATAACCTAGCTTTTCTAGGCGAGTATTGGTAAGCGTTCTTTGTAGAATTGGGCTTTTGGATATTCTCCAATAACCTTTTCTTGTGTTTGCATATTCCCAAGATTTTTGTTTATCAACACCCAACTTCTTTAGGTTTATAAACTTCGTTTTAATCTTTTTCCATTGTTTCCATATACATGCCCTCAATCGTCGTCTTATCCATTCTTCAAGACTTCTAATTCTTGCCTTCGCTTTCGCGATACTGAAATAGTTAATCCAACCGACTGTGATTTCATTTAGTCTTTTAAGGCGATACTCCATACTTATACCTTTATTACGATTCGTTATTTCTCGAATCTTCTCCTTAAATCTCCTATATGATTTTTCATGTATTCTTACTTGGACTCCATTTCTATTGAAGTAAAATGAAAACCCTAGAAATTTTCTTCTAGTTACTAAGTCTACCTTGCTCTTTTCTCTGTTGACTTTTAGCTTTAGCTTTCCTTCTAGCAATCTTGTCATACTCTCCATGACCCTAATTCCTGCCTTTTTGCTTTTAACATAGATATTACAATCATCCGCGAAGCGGCAGAATCTGTGTCCTCGACCTTCTAATTCTTTATCTATTTCATCAAGCATTATATTTGAAAGTAGTGGACTAAGGGGTCCACCTTGAGGTGTGCCTTCTTCGCTACTTACTTTTAAACCTTCTATCATAATGCCACTCTCTAGATATTTCCTTATTAGTCTAATGA from Serpentinicella alkaliphila harbors:
- a CDS encoding FAD:protein FMN transferase codes for the protein MKNTLKKITILTLVLLFLLYGCKSNDSQNSLKLVKEVDFVLGTMGRINVLSESEEDGRRAIAKAFDRVREIENKMSTSIAGSDVYLLNENAGNNYITVDKETLYVINKGLEYYELTGGDFNISIGALINLWGIGKTNKVPSQENIHAAMENIDINAINIDNQSVRIDIPNVQIDLGGIAKGYAVDEAIKVLRENGIKSGLVDLGGDIYAFGKKADDSSWNVGIQDPEKGANPIASIPLTDKSIVTSGDYERFFMEDNIRYHHIIDPKTGYPVRNDLRSVTIISDLSIDGDVLSTAVFIMGLEKGMSLIESLDGVETLIITNDKKIYTSSGLKDQLNILNDSYEEREL
- a CDS encoding HAD family hydrolase, which translates into the protein MTKNIGAFFDIDGTLHRDSLMMEHFKKLINDEVIDPVIWHNIAKKTFQNWDKRMGNFEDYLLEVAEVYLQSMKGMRKDHIEFVSNQVIDSKGDRVYRFTRDRIKWHKEQGHKVIFISGSPDFLVARMAKKYDVTDFRGTSYLVDENNIFTGEIVQMWDSCSKHDAIIDFVGKYNIDLSKSYAYGDTNGDLSMLKLVAHPTAINPAKELITNIKKDPELVAKTTVIIERKDTIYKMSADVEIL
- the cphA gene encoding cyanophycin synthetase — encoded protein: MNLINIVAYPGRNIYAHFPVVRVIVDLGEYMDIPTCDIPGFNDKLIAMLPGLREHKCSRGYVGGFLDRLEKGTYLAHIMEHASLEIQKQLGFDVSFGKARFLEKETIYYVVFEYINEIAGYESGMLAFNILDSILNNKGVNIEKNFDIIRNKMKENELGPSTKAIIDEARKRKIPITRIGNDSLIQLGYGKYNRKIQATLSDKTSCIAVDTACNKELTNYILSIKGIPVPEGESFYTFAEAREFIDKLRFPVVIKPYNGNQGKGVSLGINNFKDAETAFNIALQYSDKVLVERFIIGQNYRIAVVNDKVVAVSKRICANVIGDGKSTLKQLIDRENQNPLRGEGHEKPLTKIKIDDVMMLLLDKNGINLEHVPPFGEVVYLRENDNLSTGGTAIDATEEIHPENIRLAINAVNAIGLDIAGVDMVAIDISKPIREYGGAVIEVNACPGIRMHHFPSKGIERNVAKEIVNMLYPEGASHSIPIFAITGTNGKTTTTRIIEKIMKEDKKIVGMTSTGGVYIDGELIVPGDTTGPRSAQAILMDNRVDVAVLETARGGLINRGLAYDKADIGIITNISDDHLGIDGVNTLEEMADVKSLVVEAVKKEGYAVLNADDKFTPQIVSRVKSNIIYFSESFENPIIQNHIENKGLAVYLKNNVVIIYDGIGEINLMKINEIPATLNGLLKHNVQNSLASIAATYAHGVDIDVIRQALRKFTTDEKSNQGRFNIFDVRDFKVILDYGHNIDGINTVLSAIDKIKQNKAIGVIGTPGDRTDISILKIGEICGKYLDYIYVKEDKDTRGRKIGEVANILRKGCAIGGAVESCTTIELCEVTALERAMEQASKDDIIIVFYEKYYPLLEAIKRYQNNEVKQIQSEVI
- a CDS encoding cyanophycinase; translated protein: MEKDSRVSLIIIGGGEDKNAHMEILEDVVRLSGGKDANIAIITTATNYPLEVGEQYKRIFYDIGANLVDTLNIESRKEANNKHLLRNLEDIKCLFFTGGDQLRISSILGGTEFHRYIQQRIKKDLIVAGTSAGASMMSEVMVVAGDDEEAPRKSTVKLAPGMGFIKGVIIDQHFNQRGRIGRLLGAVAQNPYALGIGIDEDTAIIMNDKEEIEVIGSGVITIVDGKEITYTNISEQNQHEPLAITGVKVHILPEGYRYSLINRKTIIDEK
- a CDS encoding Na/Pi cotransporter family protein; translation: MEMLFGVLGGLGLFLYGMNVMSTGLQKAAGDKLKSIISLLTSSKIMSVLVGAGVTAIVQSSSATTVMVVGFVNAGMMKLTQAVGLIMGANIGTTITAQVITFKIDKYAPIIVGISVGVWLFTSNRKVKQIAEAFIGFGILFIGMKFMGDALRPLRAYQPFKDLLVSFGEHPFLGILAGFAITVAVQSSSASTGILLALAMEGLIPISSGLPILFGINMGTTITAIISSIGANITAKRAAAFHFLFNFIGTIIFIFILRIPLYRIINVISPGDVPRQIANAHTIFNVTSTILLLPFAGLLVKIAKRIVPGEEEAAEGIKYIDERILETPSIALSSVVKETLHMGNVAKDSYKNSLEALIERDYKKIEETKRIEKIVNELEREISKYLVKLSNTNISAQDREVVDGLFSTINDIERVGDHAENVAELAEYMLENDLAFTEDAVEELKHISGIVMEAYTDSLTVLTSYNYDLARKVTAMEEEVDVLERRLRASHIERLNTNKCVPSSGVIFLDLISNLERIADHASNIVMPILDHEKKKKNK
- the cuyB gene encoding cysteate racemase yields the protein MKEKIVGILGGMGPEATCEMFRRIIKLTGAKSDSEHLRIIIDNNPKIPDRTKAILHNGHSPVEEMVSTAKNLVGAGADFIIIPCMTAHRFISEVQSFVNVPILDAIELTKQYIEEKYKNINRIGLLATSGTVYAGLFQKYLVENKIIVPNSALQDEVMDIIYGNNGIKFGNTSQEIVDRLKKIVLELTEAEGVEAIIAGCTEVGFVLKQSDIDLPLIDPLTVLASESVKLAKINS
- the ltrA gene encoding group II intron reverse transcriptase/maturase, producing the protein MKDLEQSQRKQTTKYLGRLEQVEVELRGNQGALSDVLGNSKRERENDRLVDTSDLLDRILARDNMLMAMKRVIANKGSHGVDGMRYDELRGFVVNHWLNIKTRLLEGKYIPSPVRRVEIPKPDGGTRLLGIPTVLDRMIQQAIARELNKIYEPTFSERSYGFRHAHMAISKAKEYINEGNRWVVDMDLEKFFDKVNHDILMERLSRRIKDKRVIRLIRKYLESGIMIEGLKVSSEEGTPQGGPLSPLLSNIMLDEIDKELEGRGHRFCRFADDCNIYVKSKKAGIRVMESMTRLLEGKLKLKVNREKSKVDLVTRRKFLGFSFYFNRNGVQVRIHEKSYRRFKEKIREITNRNKGISMEYRLKRLNEITVGWINYFSIAKAKARIRSLEEWIRRRLRACIWKQWKKIKTKFINLKKLGVDKQKSWEYANTRKGYWRISKSPILQRTLTNTRLEKLGYKSISKRYQLIH